ACCCGCAGCTGGGGACATGTAGCCGCCCCGAGCGAGTGTGTGGACGGACCCGTTCACGCCCCAGGGCGGATACGTGTCCCCGGCGTACCCAGGCGGGCCGAACAGGACCCCGAGCGCACGCTTGCTCCCGCCTCGCCCCGGAGTAAGATCCGGCAAACCAACCGTTCCGCTGTCCAAAAGGAGCCTGCCATGCGCACCCGTGTCGCAGCCGCTGCATTGACTCTGCTCGCCGCCCTCCCCCTCGCCGCCATCGCCCAGGAACCCGCCACCGTCGGGCCGACGATTTACAAGCAGACGCTCGACAACGAGCGCGTCCGGGTCTTCGAGGTGACCTTCAAGAAGGGCGCCGAGATCGCCATGCACTCGCATCCCGATCACGCGGTCTACGTCGTCCGGGGCGGCAGCCTCGAGATCACCCTCGCCGACGGCACCAAGAACGTCATCGATGCCAAGCCGGGCGAGACCTTCTTCCTGCCCGCGCAGGCTCACAGCGCCAAGAACGTCGGCAAGGGGACGATCCAGGTAACCGTCACCGAGCTCAAGGAGGCGGCGCCCTCGGGCGTGCTCTCCGCTGCCGAGCGCGCCGAGATCCTGGCGCTCCTCGAGCGCGGCCAGCGCGAGCTCGAGGAGCTCGTGGCGAGCACCCCCGAAGAGCTCTGGGCGAAGAAGCCGGCGCCCGACCGCTGGTCGGTCGCCGAGGTCGTCGAGCACCTGGGCGCGGCGGAAGGACTCCTGTTCGGAATGCTGCAGCAGGCGCTCGCCGCGCCCGCGAGCCCCAATTGGGCGCTCGTCGAGGGCGGCATGTCGACGGAGAACTTCATGACCATGCTGCAGGATCGCAGCAAGAAGTTCCAGGCGCCGGAGCCGATTCAGCCCAAGGGCGG
This portion of the Thermoanaerobaculia bacterium genome encodes:
- a CDS encoding DinB family protein, producing MRTRVAAAALTLLAALPLAAIAQEPATVGPTIYKQTLDNERVRVFEVTFKKGAEIAMHSHPDHAVYVVRGGSLEITLADGTKNVIDAKPGETFFLPAQAHSAKNVGKGTIQVTVTELKEAAPSGVLSAAERAEILALLERGQRELEELVASTPEELWAKKPAPDRWSVAEVVEHLGAAEGLLFGMLQQALAAPASPNWALVEGGMSTENFMTMLQDRSKKFQAPEPIQPKGGMSRADALAKYAGARAVTAEFVRRTTAPVKKHVADGPAGKMTGHQMLVLLGGHNLRHNAQIREALEQLQKK